Proteins from a genomic interval of Polaribacter sp. Q13:
- a CDS encoding response regulator codes for MSVAKTLQEAISIFKGTNFKLIILDLKLLNGDGIELLRALQENKKDTKVFVFSISTELRKTCFKYGAFAFF; via the coding sequence ATTAGTGTAGCAAAAACTCTACAAGAAGCAATTTCTATTTTTAAAGGAACTAATTTTAAACTAATTATACTCGATTTAAAATTACTTAATGGTGATGGTATAGAGTTATTAAGAGCACTTCAAGAAAATAAAAAGGATACAAAAGTTTTTGTTTTTTCTATTAGTACAGAACTAAGAAAAACATGTTTTAAATACGGGGCATTTGCCTTTTTTTGA
- a CDS encoding energy transducer TonB, with protein sequence MDIKKTPEQQLENYSKIFLQIGLVLALFITYTLIEYKTYEKNDLKSLGQANMIDEMKEDIPIIEMQEVKPPAKNTPPPVVEQITVVEDEKEIVETVIESTETDENVAVIVNTDDIEEVEEVEEVVEDIPFILIENVPVYPGCKGNNKELKDCFTKKVTEFFGRKFDVNLANELGLQPGKKKLFVIFTINKNGKIDNVRARGPHPRLEKEVVEIISALPTMTPGKQRGTPVGVSYSIPITFEVRI encoded by the coding sequence ATGGACATTAAAAAAACCCCAGAACAACAGTTAGAAAACTACAGTAAAATTTTTTTACAAATAGGACTAGTATTAGCCTTATTTATTACGTACACCTTAATTGAGTATAAAACATACGAAAAGAACGATCTAAAAAGCTTAGGACAAGCTAACATGATTGACGAAATGAAAGAAGACATTCCTATTATAGAAATGCAAGAAGTAAAACCACCAGCAAAAAACACACCTCCACCAGTTGTAGAACAAATTACAGTTGTAGAAGATGAAAAAGAAATAGTGGAAACCGTAATTGAATCTACAGAAACAGATGAAAATGTAGCTGTAATTGTGAATACCGATGATATTGAAGAAGTAGAAGAAGTAGAAGAAGTGGTAGAGGATATTCCTTTTATATTAATTGAAAACGTACCTGTTTACCCAGGCTGTAAAGGAAACAACAAAGAGTTAAAAGACTGTTTTACTAAAAAGGTAACAGAATTTTTTGGAAGAAAATTTGATGTTAATTTGGCAAATGAATTAGGTTTACAACCAGGTAAAAAGAAATTATTTGTGATTTTTACTATTAATAAAAATGGTAAAATAGATAATGTTAGAGCTAGAGGGCCACACCCTAGATTAGAAAAAGAAGTAGTAGAAATTATTAGTGCGCTACCTACAATGACTCCAGGAAAACAAAGAGGTACCCCGGTAGGAGTTAGCTATAGTATACCTATTACATTCGAAGTTAGAATATAA
- the deoC gene encoding deoxyribose-phosphate aldolase, with product MKINQYLDATYLKTASQANLTEEENQQKVIDLITEAILYDYKLIMIRAKYIPLAKKMLQEAEKSILIGTVIGFHEGTYTTQEKLEEAQQAINLGADELDFVVNYEAFKKGEIELVTNEITKGIALALENNKVVKWIIEVAALSNKEIIVISRLIKNIVFTVFGEENAENVFVKSSTGFFKTENNLPNGATFETMKLIADNAKPLKIKAAGGVRDYETAVKMVNLGVDRIGTSSSKEIVNKEQNSNSGY from the coding sequence ATGAAAATCAATCAATATTTAGATGCTACTTACTTAAAAACAGCAAGTCAAGCAAATCTTACGGAAGAAGAAAATCAACAAAAAGTTATTGATTTAATCACAGAAGCTATTTTGTATGATTACAAGTTAATTATGATTCGTGCTAAATATATTCCTTTAGCTAAGAAAATGCTTCAAGAGGCAGAAAAAAGCATTCTTATTGGTACCGTAATTGGTTTTCATGAAGGTACTTATACTACTCAAGAGAAATTAGAAGAAGCACAACAAGCCATTAATTTGGGTGCAGACGAGTTAGATTTTGTAGTTAATTATGAAGCCTTTAAAAAAGGAGAAATAGAATTGGTTACCAATGAAATTACAAAAGGTATAGCACTAGCTTTAGAAAATAATAAAGTGGTAAAGTGGATCATTGAAGTAGCTGCCTTATCAAATAAAGAAATAATTGTAATTTCGCGCTTAATTAAAAATATAGTTTTCACTGTTTTTGGAGAGGAAAATGCGGAAAACGTTTTTGTAAAATCATCAACAGGTTTTTTTAAAACAGAAAACAATTTGCCTAATGGAGCTACGTTTGAAACAATGAAGTTAATTGCGGATAACGCAAAACCATTAAAAATAAAAGCAGCAGGTGGTGTAAGAGATTATGAAACGGCTGTAAAAATGGTTAATTTAGGAGTAGATAGAATTGGTACATCATCTTCTAAAGAAATTGTTAATAAAGAACAAAACAGTAATTCAGGATACTAA
- a CDS encoding LytTR family DNA-binding domain-containing protein: protein MLRALIIDDEPNAIQSLSWELSNFDTEIEVTATFVDTVKALEYLAKYNIDCLFLDIDMPTMDGFQFLSKLKSRNFAVIVTTAYSEYALNAIKNEAIDYLLKPIDTDDLEKTISKIKKYHFRSLNSSTIEKVLLNFNKNMTTKKITINTDGKLIFLKSEEILFIVSDGNYSTIHTTDNKKIVVTKKLKEIYALLPKELFFRVHNSYIINLEKTNEFHKTEGYVVLENNQKIPVSRQKKAEFLNKF, encoded by the coding sequence ATGTTAAGAGCTTTAATTATTGACGACGAACCTAATGCAATACAAAGTTTAAGTTGGGAATTATCTAATTTTGATACAGAAATAGAAGTTACCGCAACCTTTGTAGATACTGTAAAAGCTTTAGAGTATTTAGCAAAATATAATATTGATTGCCTTTTTTTAGACATTGATATGCCTACTATGGATGGTTTTCAGTTTTTAAGCAAACTAAAATCTCGAAACTTTGCTGTAATTGTTACCACTGCTTATAGTGAATATGCCTTAAATGCAATTAAAAATGAAGCTATAGACTATTTACTAAAACCAATAGACACTGATGATTTAGAAAAGACAATTTCCAAAATTAAGAAATACCACTTTAGGTCTTTAAATTCTAGTACCATAGAAAAAGTGTTGCTAAATTTTAATAAAAATATGACCACCAAAAAAATTACTATAAATACAGATGGTAAGCTTATTTTTTTAAAATCTGAAGAAATACTTTTTATAGTTTCAGATGGTAATTATTCTACCATTCATACTACGGATAACAAAAAAATTGTGGTTACTAAAAAATTAAAAGAAATTTACGCGCTACTTCCCAAAGAATTATTTTTTAGAGTACACAACTCGTACATTATTAACTTAGAAAAAACTAACGAATTTCATAAAACAGAAGGCTATGTTGTTTTAGAGAACAATCAAAAAATACCCGTTTCTCGTCAAAAAAAGGCAGAATTTTTAAATAAATTTTAA
- a CDS encoding acyltransferase produces the protein MIEYFAHETAVIDTDCSIGKDTKIWHFSHIMSNCVIGEQCNIGQNVVVSPEVVLGKNVKVQNNVSIYTGVICEDDVFLGPSMVFTNVINPRSAIKRKNEYQQTLVKKGASIGANATIICGNTIGEYALIGAGTVVTKEVLPFALVVGNPSKQIGWVSEYGHRLVFNKSGIAICKESNEKYQLKNNTIIKL, from the coding sequence TTGATAGAATATTTTGCACATGAAACGGCTGTAATAGATACTGATTGCAGTATCGGAAAAGATACCAAAATTTGGCATTTTAGTCATATCATGTCTAATTGTGTTATTGGTGAGCAATGCAATATTGGTCAGAATGTAGTGGTTTCTCCAGAAGTAGTTTTGGGTAAAAATGTAAAAGTACAAAATAACGTTTCTATTTATACAGGTGTAATTTGCGAAGACGATGTGTTTTTAGGGCCTTCTATGGTTTTTACAAACGTAATAAATCCACGAAGTGCCATTAAAAGAAAAAATGAATACCAACAAACTTTAGTAAAAAAAGGCGCAAGTATTGGTGCAAATGCCACCATTATTTGTGGAAATACTATAGGTGAATATGCCCTTATTGGAGCCGGAACTGTAGTAACAAAAGAAGTTTTACCGTTTGCACTTGTAGTTGGTAACCCCTCTAAGCAGATTGGTTGGGTAAGTGAATACGGACATAGATTAGTGTTTAATAAAAGCGGAATTGCAATCTGTAAAGAAAGCAATGAAAAATATCAATTAAAAAACAATACCATTATAAAGTTATAG
- a CDS encoding NAD(P)/FAD-dependent oxidoreductase, producing MNFDVLIIGGGASGLQCALVLGSAKNKAFAAGKTIGIITHQRASHLQDALFNNVLGLPAKTLGKDILVEGKKQLLTLYPHVQQLENEKVLSVLSTKNGYQIETNNTTYLSKIVILALNYAKPLTIKGLESFIEPHKRANAKKDRIQLKNINHLVKDGLYCCGTIAGCRSQFAIAAGSGASVATDILTIWNNYTPTKVHDKV from the coding sequence ATGAATTTTGATGTTCTAATTATTGGTGGTGGAGCTTCTGGGTTGCAATGTGCTTTAGTATTGGGTTCTGCAAAAAACAAAGCTTTTGCCGCGGGTAAAACTATTGGAATTATTACGCACCAAAGAGCATCTCATTTACAAGATGCTTTATTTAATAATGTATTGGGTTTACCTGCTAAAACTTTAGGAAAAGATATTTTAGTTGAAGGTAAAAAACAGCTTTTAACGCTATATCCTCATGTACAACAATTAGAGAATGAAAAAGTTTTATCTGTCTTATCTACTAAAAACGGATATCAAATAGAAACTAACAATACTACTTACCTTAGCAAAATTGTAATTCTTGCTTTAAACTACGCTAAACCACTTACAATAAAAGGCTTAGAATCTTTTATAGAACCTCATAAAAGAGCAAATGCTAAAAAAGATAGAATTCAACTTAAAAATATAAACCATTTAGTTAAAGATGGTTTATATTGTTGTGGTACTATAGCGGGCTGCAGAAGTCAATTTGCAATTGCAGCAGGTAGCGGAGCTAGTGTAGCTACCGATATACTAACTATATGGAATAACTACACCCCAACCAAAGTACATGACAAAGTATGA
- a CDS encoding response regulator transcription factor: MSYLKEIKIILVDDHKLLRDGLRNIIEQRSNMHIIGEASDGREAIKICSKLLPNVIVMDVAMPGLNGIEATKQIHKNNPDIKIIGLSMHSSKQFIQSMFKAGAFGYLLKDGDADELIIAINTVMQSKKYLSKEINQEFLSVLKEKKAIEKAQLSSREKEVLQLISEGNSSKQIGDILFLSPKTVDVHRNNIMKKIDLYTIPELTKYAIQEGLTSLNL; encoded by the coding sequence ATGAGCTATTTAAAAGAAATTAAAATAATATTAGTTGATGATCATAAACTATTACGAGACGGTTTAAGAAATATTATAGAGCAAAGATCTAATATGCATATAATTGGGGAGGCTTCTGATGGTAGAGAAGCTATAAAAATATGTTCTAAACTGTTGCCAAATGTAATTGTTATGGATGTAGCAATGCCAGGTTTAAATGGCATAGAAGCTACAAAACAAATTCATAAAAATAATCCGGATATAAAAATAATTGGCCTTTCTATGCATTCTAGTAAGCAATTTATACAAAGTATGTTTAAAGCTGGTGCTTTTGGGTATTTGTTAAAAGATGGAGATGCAGATGAATTAATTATAGCGATTAATACGGTAATGCAAAGTAAAAAATATTTATCTAAAGAGATTAATCAAGAGTTTCTGTCTGTACTTAAAGAGAAGAAAGCTATAGAAAAAGCACAATTAAGCTCTAGAGAAAAAGAAGTATTACAATTAATTTCTGAAGGTAATTCTTCCAAACAAATAGGAGATATATTATTTTTAAGTCCAAAAACGGTTGATGTTCACCGAAATAACATAATGAAAAAAATAGATTTATACACCATTCCAGAATTAACAAAATATGCTATTCAAGAAGGGTTAACTTCATTAAATCTTTAA
- a CDS encoding histidine kinase — MKIKILVPLFFFLAFYSYSQDTKIPEELAYLINNRISSLDILDSIYYKKKQSKDQIELLIKKSKEASYLEGLLFGYNSLGRYYRGRSLFDKSATAYKKAIKLSIELKDTISEVRNLNAIGTVYRRQDYVKKALNYHQEALNKALMIKKPNNRVKKSISVSQNSMGNIYVTLKQYRLALNEFKKSIKTQKELNNLLGLAINYQNIGKANQKLGNLDEAMKNFSESLKYNNILKSKVGKIICGYSISNVLIEQKKYKQALKTVDTVVQMAIEKNDKYYLSKTYNTLGLAQFYLNKNSKAKKNLNTALSIALEYNIQAIIVEANLNLALIYEKEKNYKKAFVYYKKAKEGDAKTFNERNLVYVSQLIATYNKERSDNKIKQLARKNEMTQLLVTRNRNLWIISICIFVLITIVIFSINKQRRLRNEKRILSLKQDALRSQMNPHFMFNALNSIKLFIIENNKRKAISFLNKFSKLMRKILDASSIQETTLFEEIETMKLYMGIENIRFSNEIDFAIKTDASLNLTTIKIPPLALQPFLENSIWHGLSPKKGVKKINVSIERISSKYIQIIIKDNGIGRESSAKIKAEKSINRKSVGINLTRMRLTNFAKSLKNDYTIVYNDLKDKDNIALGTEVIIQIPLF, encoded by the coding sequence ATGAAAATAAAGATATTAGTACCCCTATTTTTCTTTTTAGCCTTTTACTCTTACTCTCAAGACACCAAAATACCCGAAGAATTAGCATACCTTATTAATAATAGAATAAGCTCATTAGATATTCTAGACTCTATTTATTATAAGAAGAAACAAAGCAAAGATCAGATAGAATTATTAATAAAAAAGAGTAAAGAAGCCTCTTACCTAGAAGGCTTATTATTTGGCTACAACTCTTTAGGACGATATTATAGAGGTCGCTCTCTATTTGATAAATCTGCTACAGCTTACAAAAAAGCTATTAAACTAAGTATAGAACTAAAAGATACAATATCTGAAGTACGAAATCTAAATGCAATTGGTACTGTTTATAGAAGACAAGATTACGTTAAAAAAGCCTTAAATTATCATCAAGAAGCCCTAAACAAGGCTCTAATGATAAAAAAACCAAACAATAGAGTAAAAAAGAGCATCTCTGTTTCTCAAAATAGCATGGGAAATATTTACGTAACGCTAAAACAATATAGATTAGCTTTAAATGAATTTAAAAAATCTATTAAAACTCAAAAAGAACTTAACAATCTATTAGGGCTTGCTATTAATTATCAAAACATAGGTAAAGCCAACCAGAAATTAGGAAATTTAGACGAGGCCATGAAAAACTTTTCTGAATCTCTAAAATACAATAACATCCTTAAATCTAAAGTAGGTAAAATAATTTGTGGGTATAGCATTTCTAATGTTCTAATAGAGCAAAAAAAATACAAACAAGCCTTAAAAACTGTTGATACTGTTGTACAAATGGCGATAGAAAAAAATGACAAATATTACCTTTCTAAAACTTACAATACCCTCGGTTTAGCTCAGTTTTATTTAAATAAAAATTCTAAAGCAAAAAAAAATTTAAATACAGCCTTAAGTATTGCTTTAGAGTATAACATACAAGCCATAATTGTTGAAGCCAATTTAAACTTAGCTCTTATATACGAAAAAGAAAAAAATTATAAAAAAGCATTCGTTTATTATAAAAAGGCAAAAGAAGGAGATGCCAAAACATTTAATGAAAGAAACCTAGTCTATGTGAGCCAATTAATTGCCACTTACAATAAAGAAAGAAGCGATAATAAAATAAAGCAATTAGCTAGAAAAAATGAAATGACACAACTACTAGTTACTAGAAATAGAAATTTATGGATTATATCTATTTGTATTTTTGTACTAATTACTATTGTTATATTTTCTATAAACAAACAAAGAAGATTAAGAAACGAAAAAAGGATTCTTTCTTTAAAACAAGACGCTTTAAGAAGCCAAATGAATCCTCATTTTATGTTTAATGCGTTAAACTCTATTAAGTTATTTATTATAGAGAACAATAAAAGGAAAGCTATTTCTTTTTTAAATAAGTTTTCTAAATTAATGAGAAAAATATTAGATGCCTCTTCCATACAAGAAACAACGTTATTTGAAGAAATAGAAACAATGAAACTTTATATGGGTATAGAGAATATTCGCTTTTCTAATGAAATAGATTTTGCAATTAAAACAGATGCTTCTCTTAACTTAACTACTATAAAAATACCTCCATTAGCTTTACAACCGTTCTTAGAAAACTCTATATGGCATGGTTTATCTCCGAAAAAAGGTGTTAAAAAAATAAACGTATCTATAGAAAGAATTTCTTCAAAATATATTCAAATTATTATTAAAGACAATGGTATAGGTAGGGAATCTTCTGCTAAAATAAAGGCTGAAAAATCTATTAACAGAAAATCTGTAGGCATTAATTTAACAAGAATGAGATTAACTAATTTTGCTAAAAGTCTAAAAAATGATTACACTATTGTTTATAACGATTTAAAAGATAAAGACAATATTGCTTTAGGCACAGAGGTTATTATTCAGATTCCTTTATTCTAA
- a CDS encoding MarC family protein, whose amino-acid sequence MNFNFKEALTAFMVLFAVIDVIGNIPIIIDLRKKAGHIQSEKAAIIAGFIMIVFLFLGQSLLKLIGIDVHSFAVAGALILFFIALEMILGITLYKDNEENVSAITASVFPLAFPLIAGPGSLTTLLSLRAEFHIENIIIAVLANVFLIYIVLKTSSKIERIIGPNGIQIIRKIFGVILLAISVKLFAANIKVLFI is encoded by the coding sequence ATGAATTTTAATTTTAAAGAGGCTCTTACTGCTTTTATGGTTTTGTTTGCAGTAATAGATGTTATTGGTAATATCCCTATTATTATAGACTTACGAAAGAAAGCAGGACATATACAATCTGAAAAAGCGGCTATTATTGCAGGTTTTATTATGATTGTTTTTTTATTTTTAGGACAAAGTTTACTAAAATTAATTGGAATTGATGTGCATTCATTTGCTGTTGCAGGTGCTTTAATATTATTCTTTATTGCCTTAGAGATGATTTTAGGAATTACACTCTATAAAGACAACGAAGAGAATGTAAGCGCAATTACAGCTTCTGTTTTTCCTTTAGCCTTTCCTTTAATTGCGGGTCCAGGAAGTTTAACAACCTTATTATCTTTAAGAGCAGAGTTTCATATAGAAAATATTATAATTGCTGTTTTAGCAAATGTTTTTTTAATTTATATTGTACTTAAAACGTCTTCTAAAATAGAGCGCATTATAGGTCCAAATGGAATTCAAATTATTAGAAAAATATTTGGAGTAATTTTATTAGCTATTTCTGTGAAATTATTTGCAGCAAATATTAAAGTCCTTTTTATTTAA
- a CDS encoding DUF3109 family protein yields the protein MFQLGKTIVSEDIIEKDFVCNLSACKGACCIDGDAGAPLDKEETKILEDIYPKVKPFLRKEGIAVIEEQGTWVTSEWGELETPLINGADCAYVIFDEKKTALCAIEEAYNQGEIDWKKPVSCHLYPIRVKEYSEFSAVNYDKWEICDDACSLGKELQVPIYKFVKQALVRKFGQDWYNELEKVAAKHLE from the coding sequence ATGTTTCAACTTGGAAAAACTATAGTTTCAGAAGATATTATCGAAAAAGATTTTGTTTGTAATTTGTCTGCTTGTAAAGGTGCTTGTTGTATAGATGGCGATGCCGGTGCTCCTTTAGATAAAGAAGAAACAAAAATTTTAGAAGACATATATCCTAAAGTAAAACCTTTTTTAAGAAAAGAAGGTATCGCTGTTATTGAAGAACAAGGTACTTGGGTTACCAGTGAGTGGGGAGAATTAGAAACTCCTTTAATTAATGGTGCAGATTGTGCCTATGTTATTTTTGATGAAAAAAAGACTGCTTTATGTGCTATTGAAGAAGCATATAACCAAGGAGAAATAGACTGGAAAAAACCTGTTTCTTGTCATTTATACCCAATTAGGGTTAAAGAGTATAGTGAGTTTTCTGCTGTAAATTACGATAAATGGGAAATTTGTGATGATGCTTGTTCTCTTGGAAAAGAATTACAAGTACCTATTTATAAGTTTGTAAAACAAGCTTTGGTTAGAAAGTTTGGACAAGATTGGTATAATGAGTTAGAAAAAGTGGCTGCAAAACATTTAGAATAA
- a CDS encoding response regulator, which yields MKSTLNNLLIVEDNSFIGDLVVSATEEISGIGDIRLTKSLQEAISLCDDTNFELVILDLKLPDGHGIELLKILKGKKTETKVFIFSASTELKSFCFKYGAFAFFDKAKDFDELIEAIKNA from the coding sequence TTGAAATCAACATTAAATAACTTATTAATAGTAGAAGACAACTCTTTTATAGGAGACTTGGTCGTTAGTGCAACTGAAGAAATTAGTGGTATTGGAGATATCCGTTTAACCAAATCTTTACAAGAAGCAATTTCTCTTTGTGATGATACTAATTTTGAATTAGTAATACTCGATTTGAAATTACCCGATGGACATGGAATAGAATTATTGAAAATACTTAAAGGAAAAAAAACAGAAACGAAAGTTTTTATTTTTTCTGCAAGTACAGAGCTTAAATCTTTTTGTTTTAAATACGGAGCATTTGCCTTTTTTGATAAAGCGAAAGATTTTGATGAGTTAATTGAGGCAATTAAAAATGCTTAA